One genomic window of Candidatus Eisenbacteria bacterium includes the following:
- a CDS encoding glycosyltransferase, with product MRLFLAIPRSPNPSFTSDLWKANLHDPLVDMGHDVVLWDEGSQPLFDLDPDAAGTVPVRARFSQRFLDSVESAHRSSPLDLVITYFSDSHLEPGAIDRVRERVGPIVNFFCNNVHQFHLVRRTAKHYLACLVPEAEALGRYKAVGAMPLFFPMAANPKIYRPVAAAPRYDATFAGQRYGDRTAGILALREAGVDAHAFGQHWAPSASAGTVPAATTRGASVGRILELVLQGRNPFVAARDRRDWERLRARHPGALHGPVGDEAYVALFSESRISLGFLVLGDTHRTRRPLRQIRLREFEAPMAGAFYLTGWLEEMTRHYEVGKEILCYRSLEEMADLARHYLANETERERIRRAGHERAKRDHTWQRRFEGLFAELLRMGVLRS from the coding sequence CGATCCCGAGGAGCCCGAACCCCTCGTTCACGTCGGATCTCTGGAAGGCGAACCTCCACGATCCGCTCGTGGACATGGGTCACGACGTCGTGCTGTGGGACGAAGGGAGCCAGCCGCTCTTCGACCTGGATCCCGACGCGGCAGGAACCGTTCCGGTCCGCGCCCGGTTCAGCCAGCGGTTTCTCGACTCCGTCGAGTCCGCGCACCGCTCGAGCCCCCTCGATCTCGTGATCACCTACTTCTCCGACAGCCATCTCGAGCCAGGCGCGATCGATCGCGTGCGCGAGCGCGTGGGGCCCATCGTGAACTTCTTCTGCAACAACGTGCACCAGTTCCATCTGGTGCGGAGGACGGCCAAGCACTACCTCGCGTGTCTCGTCCCGGAGGCCGAGGCGCTCGGGCGCTACAAAGCCGTGGGGGCGATGCCTCTGTTCTTTCCCATGGCGGCCAACCCGAAGATCTACCGCCCCGTCGCGGCTGCGCCGCGATATGACGCCACGTTCGCGGGGCAGCGCTACGGAGACCGGACCGCGGGAATCCTCGCGCTGCGCGAGGCCGGCGTGGACGCCCACGCGTTCGGACAGCACTGGGCGCCGAGCGCCTCCGCGGGAACGGTGCCTGCCGCGACGACGCGCGGCGCCTCCGTGGGCCGGATTCTCGAGCTCGTGCTCCAGGGCAGGAATCCGTTCGTGGCCGCGCGCGACCGGCGCGACTGGGAGCGGCTCCGCGCGCGCCATCCCGGCGCGTTGCACGGTCCCGTGGGAGACGAAGCCTACGTGGCCCTCTTCAGCGAGAGCCGGATCAGCCTCGGCTTCCTCGTCCTGGGGGACACGCACCGCACCCGGCGCCCCCTGCGGCAGATCCGCCTCCGCGAGTTCGAAGCCCCCATGGCCGGAGCCTTCTACCTGACGGGATGGCTCGAGGAGATGACGCGCCATTACGAGGTGGGGAAGGAGATCCTCTGCTATCGATCCCTCGAGGAGATGGCCGATCTCGCGCGCCACTACCTCGCGAACGAGACCGAGCGGGAGCGGATCCGACGCGCCGG